In Planctomicrobium piriforme, a genomic segment contains:
- a CDS encoding AcvB/VirJ family lysyl-phosphatidylglycerol hydrolase, which produces MGSLETSPSLNHSVAGTTVTSRVPSVRVSIRRWLGRIGLVLGLIILLLLVRFLLHLLLPRNFTGNGEPLPLSLKSGAFQTLYYSNGKQPLGIVVLGTGDGGWSYWEENTAKHLMDKGYAVAGWDCRKFADSREYEHDDLAQGFVAAAEAVKKKSHAAAHVPVWYGGWSTGAEQSVAAAASAHRAPNLVGLLLAAPGRRGRFGIHTTDLLGVPPTGEKSFALAEMAPNMTGLKVVQFQAGLDPVDDAGWLEELKVPSKVYKLPNCLHDMGGAGPEFQSYVDQAMAWTLSK; this is translated from the coding sequence ATGGGCAGTCTGGAAACATCCCCTTCGCTGAATCACTCCGTCGCCGGCACAACGGTGACCTCACGCGTGCCGAGCGTGAGAGTCTCCATTCGCCGCTGGCTGGGCCGCATTGGGCTGGTTTTAGGACTCATCATTTTGCTCCTGCTCGTCCGGTTCCTGCTCCATCTGTTACTCCCTCGCAACTTCACTGGCAACGGCGAGCCGCTTCCGCTGTCGCTCAAGAGCGGCGCATTCCAGACGCTCTATTACTCGAACGGCAAACAGCCGCTCGGAATCGTGGTCCTCGGCACCGGCGATGGCGGGTGGTCGTACTGGGAAGAAAACACCGCCAAGCATCTCATGGACAAGGGCTATGCCGTCGCAGGCTGGGACTGCCGCAAGTTCGCCGACTCGCGCGAATACGAACACGACGATCTGGCTCAGGGATTCGTGGCCGCAGCCGAAGCAGTCAAGAAGAAATCGCACGCGGCGGCCCATGTGCCGGTCTGGTATGGAGGCTGGTCGACCGGCGCCGAACAGTCCGTCGCGGCCGCGGCGTCAGCGCATCGCGCTCCCAACCTCGTGGGACTGCTGCTGGCTGCACCCGGTCGTCGCGGACGTTTTGGAATTCACACCACAGACTTGCTCGGCGTTCCTCCCACTGGTGAAAAGAGCTTCGCGCTCGCGGAGATGGCGCCCAACATGACCGGCCTGAAAGTCGTGCAGTTTCAGGCAGGCCTCGATCCTGTTGACGATGCCGGCTGGCTCGAAGAACTCAAGGTTCCATCGAAAGTCTACAAGCTGCCGAACTGCCTGCATGACATGGGAGGCGCTGGACCTGAATTTCAGTCGTACGTCGATCAGGCGATGGCCTGGACCCTGAGCAAGTAG
- a CDS encoding 2-phosphosulfolactate phosphatase, with protein MPVLFAHLLPTLLEDADLSNSTCVVIDILRASTTMVHALGNGARAVIPCLNVDDAHAAADKFPASARLLGGERHGQLIPGFDLDNSPLHYGPEVVSGKTVIFTTTNGTKALWSCRTAAEVIVGAFVNRKAVCQALKRSGRDVHLICAGTDGQLTAEDILFAGSIVQLLVDQPGSNWIAGSVQTRMAGDYFAARGADPAVFRKTFFDSLGAQNLLELGMEADIERCMQPDLFDCVPHWNASTGELTIR; from the coding sequence ATGCCAGTTCTCTTCGCCCATCTGTTGCCGACATTGCTCGAAGACGCCGATCTGTCGAACTCCACCTGTGTGGTGATCGATATTCTGCGTGCGTCCACCACCATGGTTCATGCCCTGGGCAACGGCGCTCGTGCCGTGATCCCCTGCTTAAACGTGGACGACGCACATGCCGCCGCCGACAAGTTCCCGGCTTCCGCACGACTGCTGGGAGGGGAACGTCACGGGCAACTGATCCCTGGCTTCGATCTGGATAACTCGCCGCTGCATTACGGGCCAGAAGTCGTCTCCGGCAAGACGGTGATCTTCACCACCACCAACGGCACCAAAGCTCTGTGGAGTTGCAGGACTGCGGCTGAAGTGATTGTCGGTGCGTTCGTGAATCGTAAGGCTGTCTGCCAAGCGCTCAAGCGCAGCGGACGCGATGTGCATCTCATTTGCGCTGGCACCGACGGCCAACTCACCGCCGAAGACATTCTATTCGCCGGTTCGATCGTACAGCTGCTTGTCGATCAGCCCGGCTCAAACTGGATCGCCGGCAGCGTGCAGACCCGCATGGCCGGCGACTACTTCGCCGCCCGAGGCGCCGATCCCGCCGTCTTCCGCAAAACGTTTTTCGATAGTCTCGGCGCCCAGAACCTGCTGGAACTGGGCATGGAAGCCGACATCGAACGCTGCATGCAGCCCGACCTGTTCGACTGCGTTCCACACTGGAACGCCAGCACCGGCGAGCTCACGATCAGATGA
- a CDS encoding isoprenyl transferase: MAVESPYTSEQLESLGLSPDRLPRHVAIIMDGNGRWAQNRGLPRIEGHRRGVESVRTVVEEAARLGLEQLTLYCFSSENWKRPRIELDLLMSLLQRYVVAERAEIMRQDIRFVTIGRTDRIHPRIFQEVNATIELSRDNPGMKLCLALDYGARDEIVGAMRQIAEKVRAGALDPAAIDEETISSHLFTAGMVDPDLVIRTAGEMRISNFLLWQISYAELWVTETLWPDFRQPELFSALRDYAGRERRFGGLKTV, encoded by the coding sequence GTGGCCGTCGAATCCCCTTACACGTCCGAGCAACTGGAATCACTGGGCCTGTCGCCAGACCGGCTTCCGCGTCACGTTGCGATCATCATGGACGGCAACGGCCGCTGGGCTCAGAACCGGGGACTGCCGCGGATCGAAGGGCATCGCCGCGGCGTCGAGAGCGTTCGCACGGTGGTCGAAGAAGCGGCCAGGTTGGGGCTCGAACAGCTGACGCTGTATTGCTTCAGCAGCGAGAACTGGAAACGCCCGCGGATTGAACTCGATCTGCTAATGAGCCTGCTGCAACGATACGTCGTAGCGGAACGGGCCGAGATCATGCGGCAGGATATCCGCTTCGTGACCATCGGTCGCACCGACAGGATTCACCCCCGGATCTTCCAGGAAGTGAACGCGACGATTGAGCTGAGCCGGGACAACCCCGGTATGAAGCTCTGCCTGGCGCTCGATTACGGTGCCCGCGACGAGATCGTGGGGGCGATGCGGCAGATTGCGGAAAAAGTCCGCGCCGGAGCGCTCGATCCAGCGGCCATTGATGAAGAGACGATTTCATCGCATCTGTTCACGGCAGGCATGGTCGATCCCGATCTGGTGATTCGAACCGCGGGCGAAATGCGGATCAGCAACTTCCTGCTCTGGCAGATCAGCTATGCCGAACTGTGGGTGACAGAAACTCTGTGGCCCGACTTCCGTCAGCCAGAACTGTTTTCCGCGCTCCGCGATTACGCAGGCCGCGAACGCCGTTTCGGCGGTTTGAAAACGGTGTAG
- a CDS encoding ABC transporter permease family protein, protein MIGQTLALVRRALRVDVRNLRSHLFRGALAALLLFFLFSTHQMQLVISAPGQTLFSWIAYTNYWFITLAGVSIFASAITEEKEEQTLGLLRMANISGLSVLLGKWIPRLIGAMLLIAVQVPFTALAVTLGGVMWNQITATYLTLLAHLFFVGNVGLLCSVVMPRTGAACGLGIILLLVIYLGPFIVPPLCGLAVNGTLSSGWPPPPGTMLAGIYWTGEQLGRMNALGSLFEILQTTFADHWTPFQVVSNFTGGLVFFGLSWLLYEPCTRNEVEPSAESGAMRWLRRVGRKKDKAGPRAWSHALVWKDFQYLAGGSRMTVIKFVVYGLAIFGLAMISVVDRGTWQAKEIAGIGFWTASMVMLVELPLITTRLYRNEITQKTWSVLMTLPQSLPEVAYAKLGGGLLALAPAVAWMGISALFLGDEILDFFWQLLKEPAAILGFGYGVLQLLMGIQLATWLSVAANWAIWPVAIFTSGFIVFMGNMLVVTCLSATLLLVVRDDNGTGVLAVMCLGALTLNVVLHLLVRDRLKRAAAD, encoded by the coding sequence TTGATCGGTCAGACACTGGCGCTGGTGCGGCGGGCGTTGCGGGTGGATGTACGCAATCTGCGTTCACATCTGTTCCGTGGGGCGCTGGCGGCGTTGTTGCTGTTCTTTCTGTTTTCGACGCACCAGATGCAGCTTGTCATCAGCGCACCTGGTCAGACCCTTTTCAGCTGGATCGCGTATACGAACTACTGGTTCATTACGCTGGCCGGGGTGAGCATTTTCGCGAGTGCGATCACGGAAGAGAAAGAAGAGCAGACGCTGGGCTTGCTGCGGATGGCCAACATCAGCGGGCTGTCTGTCCTGTTGGGGAAATGGATTCCACGATTGATCGGAGCGATGCTGCTGATCGCGGTGCAGGTGCCATTTACTGCGCTGGCGGTGACGCTGGGCGGAGTGATGTGGAATCAGATCACCGCGACGTATCTGACGCTGCTGGCACATCTGTTTTTTGTGGGGAACGTGGGGCTGCTCTGTTCGGTGGTGATGCCGCGGACGGGCGCGGCCTGCGGGTTGGGGATCATTCTGCTGCTGGTGATTTATCTGGGACCGTTCATCGTGCCGCCGCTGTGCGGGCTGGCAGTGAATGGGACGCTCAGTTCGGGGTGGCCGCCGCCGCCGGGAACGATGCTGGCAGGCATCTACTGGACTGGCGAACAACTGGGGCGGATGAACGCGCTGGGGAGCCTGTTCGAGATTTTGCAGACGACGTTCGCGGATCACTGGACTCCGTTTCAGGTCGTTTCGAACTTCACGGGAGGTTTGGTGTTTTTTGGTCTCTCGTGGCTGCTGTATGAGCCGTGTACGCGAAACGAAGTCGAGCCGTCGGCGGAGTCGGGCGCGATGCGGTGGCTGCGACGCGTTGGAAGGAAGAAGGATAAAGCCGGCCCGCGGGCGTGGTCGCATGCTTTGGTCTGGAAAGACTTCCAGTATCTCGCGGGCGGCTCGCGGATGACTGTCATCAAGTTTGTTGTGTATGGCCTGGCGATTTTCGGGCTGGCGATGATTTCCGTCGTGGATCGGGGAACCTGGCAAGCGAAGGAGATCGCGGGGATCGGGTTCTGGACCGCATCGATGGTGATGCTGGTCGAGCTGCCGCTGATTACCACACGGCTGTATCGCAACGAGATCACGCAGAAGACCTGGTCGGTGCTGATGACGTTGCCGCAGTCGCTGCCCGAAGTGGCCTATGCGAAGCTGGGAGGCGGTTTGCTGGCACTGGCGCCGGCGGTCGCGTGGATGGGGATCTCGGCCCTGTTTTTAGGGGATGAGATCCTGGATTTCTTCTGGCAGCTACTGAAAGAGCCCGCAGCGATACTCGGCTTTGGTTATGGAGTCCTGCAGTTGCTGATGGGCATTCAACTGGCCACCTGGCTGTCGGTGGCGGCGAACTGGGCGATCTGGCCGGTCGCGATTTTTACGTCCGGGTTCATCGTGTTCATGGGAAATATGCTGGTCGTCACTTGTCTGAGTGCGACCCTCCTCCTCGTCGTAAGGGACGATAATGGGACTGGCGTTCTTGCGGTGATGTGCCTGGGAGCGCTCACTCTGAATGTTGTGCTGCACCTGCTGGTCCGGGATCGACTGAAACGGGCGGCGGCTGATTAG
- a CDS encoding ABC transporter ATP-binding protein produces the protein MEPIIDIQNVTHLFKQHRALDGISFQVAPKSLHGFVGPNGAGKTTTLKLVCTLLKPQTGSIKVFGYDVRDSVKAIRRRIGYMPDHFSMYRQMTVFEYLDFFAAAYGFNLTERTRIVADVLALTDMDGRKNDLIQGLSRGMQQRVSLARVLVNDPDLLLLDEPASGLDPRARIELMEILRELRRMGKTVFISSHILSELAELCDSVTIVDRGKTKYSGPMEALLDHQTEQPVYRVRLGSDRDQQIAAFDGIAGVLAVDPMEGRSDVRVKTDPELIDGNGLLQQLLARGQTIIAFSRDQRQLNEAFMDLTERGVRT, from the coding sequence ATGGAACCGATTATCGACATTCAGAATGTGACGCACTTGTTCAAGCAGCATCGGGCGCTGGACGGAATCAGCTTTCAGGTCGCGCCGAAATCGCTGCATGGGTTTGTCGGTCCCAACGGCGCCGGGAAGACGACGACATTGAAGCTCGTCTGCACGCTGCTCAAACCGCAAACCGGGTCGATTAAGGTCTTCGGGTACGACGTTCGCGACAGCGTGAAGGCAATTCGACGTCGCATTGGCTACATGCCGGACCACTTCAGCATGTACCGTCAAATGACGGTGTTCGAGTATCTCGATTTCTTCGCCGCGGCCTACGGGTTCAACCTGACAGAACGCACGCGGATCGTCGCCGACGTGCTGGCGCTGACCGACATGGACGGCCGCAAGAACGACCTCATCCAAGGGCTGTCGCGCGGGATGCAGCAACGGGTGAGTCTCGCCCGAGTGCTGGTCAACGATCCGGATTTGCTGCTGCTCGACGAACCAGCGTCGGGTCTCGATCCGCGTGCCCGTATTGAGCTGATGGAGATTCTTCGCGAACTGCGGAGGATGGGAAAAACCGTCTTCATCAGCAGTCACATCCTCAGCGAACTGGCCGAGCTGTGCGACAGCGTGACGATCGTCGATCGGGGCAAGACGAAATACAGCGGCCCGATGGAAGCGCTGCTCGATCATCAGACCGAACAGCCGGTGTATCGGGTGCGTTTGGGAAGCGACCGCGATCAGCAGATTGCGGCGTTTGACGGGATTGCCGGCGTGTTGGCTGTTGACCCGATGGAAGGGCGCTCGGACGTGCGGGTGAAGACCGACCCCGAGTTGATTGATGGCAACGGACTCTTGCAACAACTGCTCGCCCGAGGGCAGACGATCATCGCGTTCAGCCGCGATCAACGGCAGTTGAATGAGGCGTTCATGGATCTGACCGAGCGGGGGGTGCGGACTTGA
- a CDS encoding ABC transporter ATP-binding protein — MIETIKLTKRYGNLIAANEISLNLKEGDVFGFIGPNGSGKTTTMRMIATLLNPDYGECYVCGQSIYSKPQEIRRLVGYMPDFFGVYDDMTVMEYLEFFASAYRINGPARRKVCEDKLDLVDMAFKRDAMVSQLSRGQTQRVGLARTLLHDPQVLLLDEPASGLDPRARIEMRGLLRRLGSMQKTVIVSSHILPELADVCTRVGIIEKGVMLVDNYVDEVMRQARQAIMLEIKVMERPEPAAKLLEQMDEVSDVTMQGDTICVTLKSGVEDYSGLVPALLGQGYRLKQFREEEVNLETAFMRLTMGKQQ, encoded by the coding sequence GTGATTGAAACCATCAAGCTGACCAAGCGCTACGGCAACCTGATCGCCGCCAACGAGATCTCCCTGAACCTCAAGGAGGGGGATGTGTTCGGCTTTATCGGCCCGAACGGGTCCGGCAAAACGACCACCATGCGGATGATCGCCACCCTGCTCAACCCCGACTACGGCGAATGCTATGTCTGCGGGCAGTCGATCTATTCCAAACCGCAGGAAATCCGCCGACTGGTCGGTTACATGCCCGACTTCTTTGGCGTGTACGACGACATGACGGTGATGGAATATCTCGAATTCTTCGCCTCGGCCTATCGCATCAACGGCCCCGCCCGACGCAAGGTCTGCGAAGACAAACTCGACCTCGTCGACATGGCCTTCAAACGAGACGCCATGGTCAGCCAGCTCTCGCGCGGACAGACGCAGCGCGTCGGTCTTGCCCGTACGTTGTTGCACGATCCCCAGGTGCTGCTGCTCGATGAACCCGCCAGCGGCCTCGATCCCCGTGCCCGCATCGAAATGCGCGGCTTGTTGCGGCGACTGGGTTCGATGCAGAAAACCGTGATCGTCAGCAGCCACATTCTTCCCGAACTCGCCGATGTCTGTACGCGAGTCGGCATCATCGAAAAAGGGGTGATGCTGGTCGATAACTATGTCGACGAGGTGATGCGGCAGGCGCGGCAGGCGATCATGCTCGAAATCAAAGTCATGGAACGCCCCGAGCCGGCCGCAAAACTGCTCGAACAGATGGACGAAGTTTCGGATGTGACGATGCAGGGTGACACCATCTGCGTCACGCTGAAGTCCGGCGTGGAAGATTACTCCGGTCTGGTGCCCGCTTTGCTCGGGCAGGGTTACCGGCTCAAGCAGTTCAGGGAAGAAGAAGTGAACCTGGAAACCGCATTCATGCGGCTGACGATGGGCAAGCAGCAGTAG
- a CDS encoding protein kinase domain-containing protein has product MTSPQSQPTSNTRWIWPFEILEQIGEGGMGVVYRARYVVNGRQVALKMVPTDVADKTALARFERELEVLKTLRHPNIVRCFGGVCEDKRRFYAMELLEGGSLEDQLQAKGKLAWEQVIYYGLQMCAALECSHEKGVVHRDVKPSNFLLTPSGQLKLSDFGLASVMAARKITAAGKTAGTFLYMAPEQIRGQDVTPRTDLYALGCVLFELVTGEVPFIGETPGATLHLHCYAPPPRPTEKALDCPVLLERTILKLLEKDPAQRYESAATVARDLRAVNQTVTVSPRSEKGMNYPTGYKSTLVEEPVLQKKTAELPVRLELTPSKKALTILAGVLAVSLLCNVLQLLQEDTDSGWKEMWTQALTHPRDEVRIAALESYGQMARRNPESLEVLTKYADDPHPPLRAAAVRGLGTAGPTAASRLPILVRLEKSDADEGVRNAARTSIEQIRAGEQAQSFPWIKLGLASLLLIGTVAGIYVWLQSRDEPTHAGTV; this is encoded by the coding sequence ATGACATCCCCCCAATCCCAGCCGACGAGCAATACACGCTGGATCTGGCCGTTCGAGATTCTCGAACAGATCGGCGAGGGGGGCATGGGCGTCGTTTATCGGGCCCGGTATGTGGTCAACGGCCGTCAGGTCGCGCTGAAAATGGTGCCGACGGATGTGGCCGATAAAACGGCACTCGCCCGTTTCGAGCGTGAACTGGAAGTGCTGAAGACGCTGCGACATCCCAATATCGTGCGGTGTTTCGGCGGCGTTTGCGAAGACAAGCGGCGGTTTTACGCCATGGAGCTCCTGGAGGGGGGCTCGCTTGAAGATCAGTTGCAGGCGAAGGGGAAGCTCGCCTGGGAACAGGTGATCTACTATGGCCTGCAGATGTGTGCAGCGCTGGAGTGCTCGCATGAAAAAGGGGTCGTCCACCGCGACGTGAAGCCGAGCAACTTTCTGCTGACGCCATCGGGCCAGCTCAAGCTCAGCGACTTCGGGCTCGCCAGCGTGATGGCCGCCAGAAAGATCACCGCTGCCGGAAAGACGGCAGGAACATTTCTGTACATGGCGCCCGAGCAGATTCGCGGGCAGGATGTGACCCCGCGCACCGACTTGTATGCACTCGGCTGCGTGCTGTTTGAACTCGTGACCGGCGAGGTGCCGTTCATCGGCGAGACGCCGGGGGCGACGCTGCATCTGCATTGCTATGCACCTCCGCCGCGGCCGACTGAGAAGGCGCTCGATTGTCCGGTGCTGTTGGAACGGACAATTCTGAAGCTGCTGGAGAAAGATCCGGCACAACGGTACGAGTCGGCGGCGACCGTTGCCAGGGATCTGCGGGCCGTCAATCAGACGGTGACAGTTAGTCCCCGATCCGAGAAGGGGATGAACTATCCGACCGGCTATAAGTCGACGCTGGTCGAAGAGCCGGTCCTGCAGAAGAAGACGGCAGAGCTTCCAGTTCGTCTCGAACTGACCCCTTCTAAAAAGGCGCTGACGATTCTCGCCGGAGTGCTGGCGGTTTCGCTGCTCTGTAATGTCCTGCAACTCTTGCAGGAAGACACGGACAGCGGCTGGAAAGAAATGTGGACGCAGGCGCTGACTCATCCGCGGGACGAAGTGCGAATTGCTGCGCTGGAGTCGTACGGGCAGATGGCGCGGCGGAATCCAGAAAGCCTGGAGGTGCTGACGAAGTACGCGGATGATCCGCATCCGCCGCTGCGTGCTGCGGCGGTTCGCGGCTTAGGAACTGCCGGCCCCACCGCCGCGAGTCGTCTGCCAATTCTGGTTCGACTCGAAAAGTCGGACGCGGATGAAGGAGTTCGCAACGCGGCGCGGACATCGATCGAGCAGATTCGCGCAGGCGAACAGGCCCAGAGCTTTCCATGGATCAAACTCGGCCTGGCGTCGCTGCTGCTGATCGGGACCGTGGCCGGCATCTATGTGTGGCTGCAATCTCGCGACGAGCCGACGCACGCGGGCACTGTCTGA
- a CDS encoding radical SAM protein, protein MYLGMARRMAVETDKRLLWKLFWNMGIKGAWSVQRFKNRLKKGIVFPPFLYVSVINSCNLRCQGCWVDVSAKQQTIDLQAMNGLINDAKAQGNVFFGIVGGEPFMHPQLLDILAAHPDCYFQVFTNGHFITADVAKRLRELGNVTPLISIEGSEIVSDERRGRKGVLSKSMQGLQNCLDHKLFTGVCTSVCQTNIDDLVTEKWVDRLIEKGVFYTWFHVYRPMGPDASADLCLTAEQQLRIRKFVVDMRCSKPIIFVDAYSDHQGQALCPAATGITHHINPWGGIEPCPIIQFTKDSIHDGSKSLAEKLDSPFLRDFRELARETTRGCIVLERPDLLEALIHKHDAQDGTVRKSALTELQAMHIRPSQYNPDQAIPERSWAYRLAKKFFFNDFGAYTGRHHEQYSAPAVLAAPNTPPAAPPLVELQVRRRETAHSL, encoded by the coding sequence ATGTATCTCGGAATGGCACGGCGAATGGCGGTCGAAACCGACAAGCGCCTGCTCTGGAAACTGTTCTGGAACATGGGCATCAAGGGGGCCTGGTCCGTCCAGCGCTTTAAAAACCGGCTCAAAAAAGGAATTGTCTTTCCTCCGTTCCTTTACGTTTCCGTTATCAACTCCTGCAATCTCCGCTGCCAGGGGTGCTGGGTCGACGTCTCCGCCAAGCAGCAGACCATCGATCTCCAGGCCATGAACGGTCTCATCAACGATGCCAAAGCCCAGGGCAACGTCTTCTTCGGCATCGTGGGGGGCGAGCCGTTCATGCACCCCCAATTACTCGATATCCTCGCCGCCCATCCCGACTGCTACTTTCAGGTCTTCACCAACGGGCATTTCATCACGGCCGACGTTGCGAAGCGCCTCCGCGAACTGGGCAACGTCACCCCGCTGATCAGCATCGAAGGCTCCGAGATTGTCAGTGACGAACGTCGCGGCCGCAAAGGGGTTCTTTCCAAATCGATGCAGGGACTGCAGAACTGCCTCGATCACAAACTCTTCACCGGCGTCTGCACCAGCGTCTGCCAGACGAACATCGACGACCTCGTCACCGAGAAATGGGTCGACCGCCTCATCGAGAAGGGGGTGTTCTACACCTGGTTTCACGTCTATCGCCCGATGGGCCCCGACGCCTCCGCCGACCTATGCCTGACCGCCGAGCAGCAACTTCGCATTCGCAAGTTCGTGGTCGACATGCGGTGTAGCAAACCGATCATCTTTGTGGACGCCTATTCCGATCACCAGGGTCAGGCCCTCTGCCCCGCCGCGACCGGCATCACGCACCACATCAATCCCTGGGGGGGCATCGAACCCTGCCCCATCATTCAGTTCACCAAAGACTCGATTCACGACGGCTCGAAGTCGCTGGCCGAGAAGCTCGACTCCCCCTTCCTGCGTGACTTCCGCGAACTCGCCCGGGAAACCACCCGCGGCTGCATCGTGCTCGAACGCCCCGACCTGCTCGAAGCCCTGATCCACAAGCACGACGCACAAGACGGCACCGTGCGCAAGTCGGCGCTCACAGAACTGCAGGCGATGCACATTCGTCCCTCGCAGTACAATCCGGACCAGGCGATTCCGGAACGCAGTTGGGCTTACCGCCTGGCGAAGAAATTCTTCTTCAACGACTTCGGCGCCTACACCGGCCGACACCACGAACAGTACTCGGCCCCCGCCGTGCTGGCCGCGCCCAACACGCCCCCCGCCGCGCCCCCGCTGGTGGAACTCCAGGTGCGCCGCCGCGAAACCGCCCATTCACTTTAA
- the truD gene encoding tRNA pseudouridine(13) synthase TruD codes for MSMKLRRQMEDFRVTEQSSLQVGSAGPFAVYDLKKVGWTTLDAIDRLARQLDLPRRNINHAGLKDRYAVTSQRVTIRNGPRRSYDDGPLSLTYLGQSTREISSDDIASNQFTIVLRSLTPEEHQLAAQALPEIQQSGVPNYFDDQRFGSWFPEHGFIAAAWIRDRYEEAFRLAFAEFEPTDNADERQQKAILRELWGDWIQCKQLLDRSHRRSIVTYLCDHPADFKGAWALVNPDLRGLYLSALQSHLWNQIVSEMFVRHCNPDQLVNMTLKPGPVAAPRRLTEEQREFFLNASCPLPSARLRLEDFAEPELVAEVLAKQGWTLPELKVRFPRDKFFSRAQRPVMIPVKDCSGEFADDDLDPGRTRLTLTFTLPRGAYATMVVKRLTLGEPVADETPETAL; via the coding sequence ATCTCCATGAAGCTTCGTCGTCAGATGGAAGATTTTCGCGTCACCGAGCAGAGCAGTCTACAGGTCGGCTCCGCCGGCCCCTTCGCAGTCTATGATCTCAAAAAAGTCGGCTGGACCACGCTCGACGCCATCGACCGACTCGCCCGGCAACTCGATCTTCCCCGTCGCAACATCAATCACGCCGGCCTCAAGGACCGTTACGCCGTCACCTCGCAACGGGTCACCATCCGCAACGGTCCACGACGCTCCTACGACGACGGCCCGCTCTCGCTGACTTACCTCGGGCAGTCGACCCGTGAGATTTCTTCCGATGACATCGCATCGAACCAGTTTACGATCGTGCTGCGGTCGCTGACGCCTGAGGAGCACCAACTGGCCGCGCAAGCCCTGCCAGAGATCCAGCAGTCCGGCGTTCCAAATTACTTCGACGACCAGCGATTCGGTTCCTGGTTTCCCGAACATGGCTTCATTGCCGCCGCTTGGATTCGCGATCGTTACGAGGAAGCCTTTCGCTTGGCCTTCGCCGAATTCGAGCCGACAGACAACGCCGACGAACGCCAGCAGAAAGCGATTCTTCGCGAACTCTGGGGAGACTGGATCCAGTGCAAGCAGTTGCTCGACCGTTCGCATCGCCGCAGCATCGTGACCTACCTGTGCGATCACCCCGCCGACTTCAAAGGCGCCTGGGCTCTTGTGAATCCCGATCTTCGAGGACTGTACCTGTCGGCCCTGCAGAGCCATCTCTGGAATCAGATCGTCAGCGAAATGTTCGTACGCCACTGTAATCCGGATCAGCTCGTCAACATGACGCTGAAGCCCGGTCCGGTCGCCGCCCCGCGCCGCCTGACGGAAGAGCAGCGCGAGTTCTTCCTCAACGCGAGTTGCCCATTGCCCTCTGCCCGTCTGCGGCTCGAAGACTTTGCGGAACCCGAACTCGTGGCTGAAGTGCTGGCAAAACAGGGCTGGACCCTGCCTGAACTCAAGGTGCGGTTCCCGCGCGACAAGTTCTTTTCCCGCGCCCAGCGGCCCGTCATGATTCCGGTGAAAGACTGCAGCGGGGAATTTGCTGACGACGACCTCGACCCCGGCCGCACGCGACTGACGCTGACATTCACGCTCCCTCGCGGCGCATACGCGACGATGGTCGTCAAACGCCTGACGCTCGGAGAACCCGTCGCCGACGAAACTCCTGAGACAGCGCTATAG